GTAAAAGTACTCCATGAATATTGGTGATATTGGTTAATATAACAGGGTAAAATTTTGAGATGGCTTAGTTAAGATTTTGAAAAATCCGTATCATGAATGGCTCTTGTCTAATTtaagaactttaatataaaagtgaaaATAAGCACAAAGCAGTACAGCTGGAGTAAAATCTATTTGCTGTTTAACCACAGTCAGATAAAAGcgtttacttttatttcttaaatctaCGAAATTTCAACtggaatattatataatttctcTGAATaatacgtataaataaataacaagagGATTTAATATCAATTGTGACCACTTATGGTACTTAAATATATcctaaaatcttaaataattatgaataagaaattcatgaaataaagatcaatattttttaagaatactGAGTACAATAAAAACGTGGCATAAGATTGTCATATCGCAAGcaatttgtaagtttttttttttttaataaagattcaTAATCAATTTCATAACTAGAGATAACATTGTTAGGTcgaatttgggttatgtgggtagaaatcccacataacccaaattatcccacagagaattgggcatcttttgagaagatttcccccccgtcaaaaaaaaaaaggtcaaaTTTACTAATACATTATAAGAAACCGTTTAAAAAATCTCTATTTGAGTTAATATTTATTGGAATGCGCCATATACTATACAATCATTATGTATAATCAATACTCAacgatttttataaatgaaaatcacCACGTGCAGTTAAAGTAGATAAAAGCATGTATTAGTAAAGCCCTGAcctaattaaattgttaaatacgTTACGTAAAGAGACTAGATTTATACTTAAATCGAAAGATGAGATTCCCAGCCTTACAAATGGATTAACAGTATACGCCTACCACATATTTAAACGATTAGCTTATTAGTAACCGTGTCTAGATGTAACTTGATTATAGACAAtagtacattaataataaattagtaagGTACACAGTGACAATAGacttaattcaattatttacgATTTAAAcatcatttacattttttagtTTTCAAATACACGAAATATttgcaatgaaaaaatataattctgtTTATATAATAGACTTCACCGAATGGAAAAGTTAATCTTTAATATCTTGATAGtaaatattcttataataacaaatttgaagaaattgcaaatgcattataataattataatacatagCTTGAGAAAGAATGTAGGGAATACACCAGATATACGTATTTAACGACGACTACGAGATACTGAAGAACTGCTAACTGGTGCTAGAAGTCGACGTGGAACTAGTAGGCGTGCATTGCCTCTAGCAGGTCTAACTGCGCCTGGTAATTTTAAATCAGCCAAATGTGAAGCATATCCATCATTCAAAGTGGTAGCCATATTACAatactttttacttatttttccaATAGCATATATTTGCTTCGGAGATAATCCACAATTATTGTATACAGTAATATCTTTCCCCGAACCATACGCAGCATGTATAATAACTCCGTGCTCTGTTATCAAGTTATTCAAATGAGCAGCCTTGTGACCTAAAGGGTCGGTAGAAAATCCATCCGAAAAGAACACTAAGCCATGAGGAAAGTTATGTTCGGCTAGCCATGAAACAACTTTTCGTTGTTGCATGTCTGGTCTACCTGTTATGTAAAGAATGAGGTAGCCTAGGTCTTGCCAAAATCGTACTACGTCTACAGCCCCAGCTCTTACTTTTGGATCCCGACCGGTAACTGATACGCTGGCCGTAAAGGAACCATCAATACTAAATACTACGCATTCAGTCTGCGGAGGTACAACCGCCAGATGAAAGGTACAGCTCGTGTGATCGCCTCTAACGACTGCCCTCACTGGATAAACTCCACAGCCTACACTTTGCTTTTCTGATAATGTATAGATAATTCTTCCGGTCTTGTCCGTTACTTCTGTGGATAATAAGTTCCACTCGCCTGCTGGCGGGTCTTTTATCATGTGAATGTCAACTTTTTCGCCGGTTAAAGTTATCATATCAAGTGGACCATACATAAATCTGGCTGTAAATGTTTGCGGACATCCTTCTCTTACAATAACGTCATTGGCTCTGTGATTTGCTGCCACATTCTTTAATTTCACTGAAGTTCTCTTTCTCATCCATTTTTCTTTATCTTGTCCAGGGTTAAACATTGCACTTTCTTTGTCTTCAGCTTGATTATACAACGCCAAATCAAAATGACCTACCTGCCTTAAAATAAATGCTATAACATCATAACTCTCCCAATAACTTGCATGGAACAAGTGTGGTAGAGCATTTGTAGGGAAATTTGCCAAGCCTTCTGGGCAATACAGGGCATAATCTAACCGTTTTGGACCCCACCACTTTTGTTGAAGGGCATTCATAGTAATTAATGGTATATTATCAACCATACCACTCACAGTGCTTTGTACAGAGGCCTCCGAAAGTCTTCTTAAAACTGGAGTAGGTGGCATTGGCAAATGATCTCCAAATAAAGTTGGATGACTTTGTATTAACTCAATTAAATGGTACGGTTGACCATTCCCTAGTGGGTACTTAGCATATCTAGCAACATTTATTGGTGGCAGATTTGTAAATCTCGCCGACAACAAAGGTTCTAATCTAGACGCTACGGGGTCAGTAGGATGAAATAAATTGAAGACTTGTTGTACAGGTGGTTTCATTATGTCTTTGAATTTGTCATCAGATATTTTTCTTGAAGCAAGAATTAGCGATAATGGACTACCAAAAGTAAAGATATCACCGACTTCAAATTCTAATTTTGTCTGGTTATCACTAGCTGTAGAAGACCGTCTTCTTGGCGTAGGAGCCTGTAGGtgtgatttatttaaataattttcagttgGCTCACTTGGAATAGTTATTTCAGTGTCAAGTATACTACTTTCACTGTCATGTCGTGACTGATACCGGAGTGTACGACATAATGCATCAAAAGCTAAAACAGAACCCATGCTGTCACCTACAATACACACTTGACCATTGAATCCTTTTCCATCGTCTGACTTTATGAATTCATTGTAAACAAGATTTGCTGATACAATTGTTTTACTGACATAGTCACTATATTCTGGTGACGATGTTGCAATCAACGGTATAGCACCGATTGGAATAAGGTCATTGGTGAGAGATGGAGTTTCAATTGTAGAAGGTGAACAATCAAAACTGTAGGGGCTCAAAGTTGACAGCACTCCAAGCGCCTCCGTACAAATAGATGGGCACGATActaattttatagtaatacgACCGACTAATGTAGGATAGTGTTGTCGCATAACCGATTCAAAAGC
The genomic region above belongs to Pararge aegeria chromosome 11, ilParAegt1.1, whole genome shotgun sequence and contains:
- the LOC120627307 gene encoding protein retinal degeneration B isoform X2; amino-acid sequence: MLIKEYRIPLPLTVEEYRIAQLYMIAKKSKEESTGEGSGVEIIVNEPYEDGPGGKALRKTMLRAHRQAWAWQDEWHGLTMEDIREIERQTQLALQKKMAGEAGEETDLSEENSKSLAATMSSLEKTEDSASPLTNKKTNIEQRGQKQLSPENSPPSEPKSSKSNLRSSSSGSLKSLQTQVANWRMETLVRESETETGSEDEFYDCESSYNKWSSMCSLDEAEIDISPTQGENNQDDSIFNPSFLKRVTSERGSRRIPTLHSHQSIDGCPETPVHSSCPTTVLILVFHAGSVLDANVDMTAKKSDVTTFKGAFESVMRQHYPTLVGRITIKLVSCPSICTEALGVLSTLSPYSFDCSPSTIETPSLTNDLIPIGAIPLIATSSPEYSDYVSKTIVSANLVYNEFIKSDDGKGFNGQVCIVGDSMGSVLAFDALCRTLRYQSRHDSESSILDTEITIPSEPTENYLNKSHLQAPTPRRRSSTASDNQTKLEFEVGDIFTFGSPLSLILASRKISDDKFKDIMKPPVQQVFNLFHPTDPVASRLEPLLSARFTNLPPINVARYAKYPLGNGQPYHLIELIQSHPTLFGDHLPMPPTPVLRRLSEASVQSTVSGMVDNIPLITMNALQQKWWGPKRLDYALYCPEGLANFPTNALPHLFHASYWESYDVIAFILRQVGHFDLALYNQAEDKESAMFNPGQDKEKWMRKRTSVKLKNVAANHRANDVIVREGCPQTFTARFMYGPLDMITLTGEKVDIHMIKDPPAGEWNLLSTEVTDKTGRIIYTLSEKQSVGCGVYPVRAVVRGDHTSCTFHLAVVPPQTECVVFSIDGSFTASVSVTGRDPKVRAGAVDVVRFWQDLGYLILYITGRPDMQQRKVVSWLAEHNFPHGLVFFSDGFSTDPLGHKAAHLNNLITEHGVIIHAAYGSGKDITVYNNCGLSPKQIYAIGKISKKYCNMATTLNDGYASHLADLKLPGAVRPARGNARLLVPRRLLAPVSSSSVSRSRR
- the LOC120627307 gene encoding protein retinal degeneration B isoform X1, whose amino-acid sequence is MLIKEYRIPLPLTVEEYRIAQLYMIAKKSKEESTGEGSGVEIIVNEPYEDGPGGKGQYTQKIYHVGSHLPGWFKSLLPKSALTVSEEAWNAYPYTKTRYTCPFVEKFSLEIETYYFSDNGHQDNVFKLKGSDLKNRIVDVIDVVKDQLYGTDYVKEEDPKLYVSQKCNRGPLSDSWLEEYWREVQGKPQPLPNGMSLMCAYKLCRVEFRYWGMQTKLEKFIHDVALRKTMLRAHRQAWAWQDEWHGLTMEDIREIERQTQLALQKKMAGEAGEETDLSEENSKSLAATMSSLEKTEDSASPLTNKKTNIEQRGQKQLSPENSPPSEPKSSKSNLRSSSSGSLKSLQTQVANWRMETLVRESETETGSEDEFYDCESSYNKWSSMCSLDEAEIDISPTQGENNQDDSIFNPSFLKRVTSERGSRRIPTLHSHQSIDGCPETPVHSSCPTTVLILVFHAGSVLDANVDMTAKKSDVTTFKGAFESVMRQHYPTLVGRITIKLVSCPSICTEALGVLSTLSPYSFDCSPSTIETPSLTNDLIPIGAIPLIATSSPEYSDYVSKTIVSANLVYNEFIKSDDGKGFNGQVCIVGDSMGSVLAFDALCRTLRYQSRHDSESSILDTEITIPSEPTENYLNKSHLQAPTPRRRSSTASDNQTKLEFEVGDIFTFGSPLSLILASRKISDDKFKDIMKPPVQQVFNLFHPTDPVASRLEPLLSARFTNLPPINVARYAKYPLGNGQPYHLIELIQSHPTLFGDHLPMPPTPVLRRLSEASVQSTVSGMVDNIPLITMNALQQKWWGPKRLDYALYCPEGLANFPTNALPHLFHASYWESYDVIAFILRQVGHFDLALYNQAEDKESAMFNPGQDKEKWMRKRTSVKLKNVAANHRANDVIVREGCPQTFTARFMYGPLDMITLTGEKVDIHMIKDPPAGEWNLLSTEVTDKTGRIIYTLSEKQSVGCGVYPVRAVVRGDHTSCTFHLAVVPPQTECVVFSIDGSFTASVSVTGRDPKVRAGAVDVVRFWQDLGYLILYITGRPDMQQRKVVSWLAEHNFPHGLVFFSDGFSTDPLGHKAAHLNNLITEHGVIIHAAYGSGKDITVYNNCGLSPKQIYAIGKISKKYCNMATTLNDGYASHLADLKLPGAVRPARGNARLLVPRRLLAPVSSSSVSRSRR